Proteins encoded in a region of the Pelmatolapia mariae isolate MD_Pm_ZW linkage group LG16_19, Pm_UMD_F_2, whole genome shotgun sequence genome:
- the pygl gene encoding glycogen phosphorylase, liver form: MATPLTDQEKRKQISIRGIVGVENVAELKKGFNRHLHFTLVKDRNIATPRDYYFALAHTVRDHLVGRWIRTQQFYYEVDPKRVYYLSLEFYMGRTLQNTMINLGLQNACDEAIYQLGLDMEELEEMEEDAGLGNGGLGRLAACFLDSMATLGLAAYGYGIRYEYGIFNQKIRDGWQVEEADDWLRHGNPWEKARPEYMLPVHFYGRVEETRDGPKWVDTQVVLAMPYDTPIPGYMNNTVNTMRLWSARAPNDFNLKDFNVGDYIQAVLDRNLAENISRVLYPNDNFFEGKELRLKQEYFVVAATLQDIIRRFKTTKKGIPGRTSFKSFPDKVAIQLNDTHPAMAIPELMRIFLDIEKIDWDTAWDLTRRTFAYTNHTVLPEALERWPVQLMEKLLPRHLQIIYQINQAHLDKIAALYPNDMDKLRKMSLIEEDGGKRVNMAHLCIVGSHAVNGVAEIHSNIIKTQVFRNFSELEPNKFQNKTNGITPRRWLLLCNPGLAELIAEAIGEDYVRDLGELWKLNDLVDDATFIRDVSKVKQDNKVKFAQYLEKEYPVKINPASMFDVHVKRIHEYKRQLLNCLHIITMYNRIKMNPTAPFVPRTVIIGGKAAPGYHMAKMIIKLITSVADVVNNDPVVGNKLKVIFLENYRVSLAEKVIPATDLSEQISTAGTEASGTGNMKFMLNGALTIGTMDGANVEMAEEAGEENLFIFGMRVEDVAEMDKKGYDAMAYYNKIPELKQVMDQITGGFFSPKNPELFKDLTEMLFKHDRFKVFADFEAYVKCQEKVSKLYKNPVEWTKMVIKNIAATGKFSSDRTIKEYATEVWGVEPTNLKIPPPSEPREAIEETVKALKKL; this comes from the exons ATGGCGACACCTCTCACCGACCAGGAGAAGCGCAAGCAGATCAGTATCAGGGGGATCGTGGGAGTGGAGAACgtggcagagctgaagaagggCTTTAATCGACACCTGCACTTTACTTTGGTGAAAGACAGAAACATTGCAACGCCAAGGGATTATTACTTTGCCCTGGCCCACACCGTGAGAGATCACCTGGTGGGGAGATGGATCAGAACACAGCAGTTTTATTATGAGGTGGACCCAAAG CGAGTGTACTATCTGTCTCTGGAGTTCTACATGGGCAGAACACTCCAAAACACAATGATCAACCTCGGGCTGCAGAACGCCTGCGATGAAGCCATCTATCAG CTTGGCCTGGACATGgaagagctggaggagatgGAAGAGGATGCAGGGCTGGGGAATGGAGGTCTGGGCCGACTGGCAG CATGTTTCCTGGATTCAATGGCCACCTTGGGACTTGCAGCGTACGGTTATGGCATTCGATATGAATACGGGATCTTTAACCAGAAGATAAGAGACGGCTGGCAG GTGGAAGAGGCAGATGACTGGCTGAGACATGGAAACCCCTGGGAGAAGGCTCGCCCCGAGTACATGCTGCCCGTGCACTTCTATGGACGAGTGGAGGAAACGAGAGATGGCCCAAAATGGGTTGACACTCAG GTGGTTCTCGCAATGCCTTATGACACACCCATCCCTGGCTATATGAACAACACTGTGAACACCATGAGGCTGTGGTCTGCCCGCGCTCCCAATGATTTTAACTTGAAAGACT TTAATGTGGGAGATTACATCCAAGCCGTTCTGGACAGAAACCTGGCAGAGAACATCTCCCGTGTACTTTACCCAAATGACAAT TTTTTTGAAGGAAAAGAACTTCGTCTGAAGCAGGAATACTTTGTCGTGGCAGCCACACTCCAAGACATCATCCGTCGCTTCAAGACCACTAAGAAAGGCATACCCGGTCGCACGTCATTCAAGAGCTTCCCAGACAAA gtcgccatccagctaaatgACACACATCCAGCCATGGCCATCCCCGAGCTGATGAGAATCTTTCTGGACATTGAGAAAATCGACTGGGACACG GCCTGGGACCTCACAAGGCGCACCTTTGCCTACACTAACCACACAGTCCTCCCCGAGGCTCTGGAGCGCTGGCCTGTGCAGTTGATGGAAAAACTCCTACCCAGACACCTGCAAATCATCTACCAGATCAATCAGGCCCACcttgat AAAATTGCAGCTCTATATCCAAACGACATGGACAAGCTGAGAAAAATGTCTCTGATTGAAGAGGACGGAGGCAAGAGGGTGAACATGGCGCACCTGTGCATCGTGGGATCGCACGCAGTCAACGGAGTCGCTGAGATACACTCCAACATCATCAAGACCCAAGT GTTTCGTAATTTCAGTGAACTAGAACCAAACAAGTTTCAGAACAAAACCAATGGCATCACTCCCAGACGCTGGCTGCTCCTCTGTAACCCTGGACTGGCGGAGCTTATAGCCGAG GCCATCGGGGAGGATTATGTGAGGGACCTCGGTGAACTGTGGAAGCTAAATGACCTTGTTGATGATGCTACCTTCATCCGCGATGTCTCTAAAGTGAAACAG GACAACAAGGTGAAATTTGCCCAGTACCTGGAGAAGGAGTACCCAGTGAAAATCAACCCAGCCTCCATGTTTGACGTCCACGTGAAGAGGATCCACGAATACAAGCGCCAGCTCCTTAACTGCCTGCACATCATCACTATGTACAACC GCATCAAAATGAACCCTACCGCACCTTTTGTACCACGAACTGTGATCATCGGTGGAAAG GCTGCACCAGGGTATCACATGGCAAAGATGATCATCAAGCTGATCACCTCAGTCGCTGATGTGGTGAACAACGACCCTGTGGTGGGCAACAAGCTGAAGGTCATCTTTCTTGAGAACTACAGAGTGTCTCTTGCAGAGAAAG TGATTCCTGCCACAGATTTGTCAGAGCAGATCTCCACTGCAGGCACAGAGGCTTCAGGAACGGGCAACATGAAGTTCATGCTGAATGGAGCCCTGACCATCGGCACCATGGATGGAGCCAACGTGGAGATGGCCGAGGAGGCCGGAGAGGAGAACCTTTTCATTTTTGGCATGAGGGTAGAGGATGTAGCTGAAATGGATAAAAAGGG ATATGACGCCATGGCATACTACAACAAGATTCCTGAGCTGAAGCAAGTGATGGATCAGATCACAGGTGGATTCTTTAGCCCCAAAAATCCAGAGCTGTTCAAAGACCTCACCGAGATGCTTTTCAAACATGACCG tttcaaggTATTTGCAGACTTTGAAGCCTACGTGAAATGCCAAGAAAAAGTCAGCAAGCTCTACAAG